In Humulus lupulus chromosome 6, drHumLupu1.1, whole genome shotgun sequence, a single genomic region encodes these proteins:
- the LOC133784456 gene encoding pyruvate kinase isozyme G, chloroplastic-like: MKFPCYVQEDIIRRCQRMQKPGIVATNMLESMINHPTLTRAEVSDIAIAVREGADAVMLFGETAHGKYPLKAVKVMHTVALRTELSLPISTAPPNLLSTYKRWKSKIFI, from the exons ATGAAATTTCCTTGTTACGTACAGGAGGACATAATTAGAAGGTGTCAGAGAATGCAGAAACCAGGTATTGTAGCAACAAACATGCTGGAGAGCATGATTAATCATCCTACATTAACAAGGGCAGAAGTCTCTGACATTGCAATTGCAGTACGGGAAGGTGCTGATGCGGTCATGCTTTTTGGAGAAACTGCCCATGGAAA ATATCCATTGAAAGCTGTCAAAGTAATGCATACTGTGGCATTAAGGACTGAGTTAAGTCTACCAATTAGCACTGCTCCTCCAAATCTATTGAGTACATATAAG CGCTGGAAATCGAAGATTTTCATCTAA